The Megalobrama amblycephala isolate DHTTF-2021 linkage group LG13, ASM1881202v1, whole genome shotgun sequence genome contains a region encoding:
- the ncam3 gene encoding neural cell adhesion molecule 1 isoform X4: MTLLRLCGLLLVCSRLIDAKLDIITSDPDVQVGSQVLLLCKVDSEGDISWLKDGEEVDEDRHEVKKTDESSSALTLKNVELSDSGTYTCVFENEHGTKRTTYQLYVYQAPDFGKTQTYHEFLMNQTVTIPCLVSGKPEVEIFWYRNDRIVNDDGRGGGHAAGSSDLLCGRGGLRILPDRSLHIERIQQEDRGTYTCEGKIKGRPITRNLQISVVVNEPPTVLIHEERKSVHAGPNTSVSIVCLVKGTPTPIISWILPSSSNESRIKFNTDKSELTISAVTRSDYGEYVCTATNKIGENTATFVLDVSERPIIDLVPSKLTIIPGESGSVLCNATGHPTPTIKWVRKATQEQMMSVEGSELIFENVMPSDGGLYSCIASNPVGTTIEDFQLITRPGVPAQFSVAAGSSSSVLIQTVSVQDGGSSITQYILQWKKPSDEKWSGQSVVKPTNPLVITGLEPYTEYSVRFAAKNSHYQGNFSTEHKIFTQSEHGEPDIPILYLSEKKLEKNSVSIPIKQLKDGGSPIQHYVVRYKGNQEDDEWTENEFPGNSSRIQLNGLQYNAEYQMEVYAVNHNGSSSPAKINFTVPQPVSQPMLGKGGVVGIVMFIFLVLMVAVDAFCCYTNHCGLLNFLAHKLFGHKLPESKGMDEEANNSNGKKPESTDPTGEA, from the exons ATGACTTTACTCAGACTGTGTGGACTCCTCCTTGTATGCTCGAGACTAATAG ATGCTAAATTAGACATCATCACTAGTGACCCAGATGTGCAGGTGGGAAGCCAAGTTCTGCTCTTGTGCAAAG TTGACTCAGAGGGAGACATCAGTTGGTTGAAAGATGGTGAAGAGGTTGATGAAGATCGCCATGAAGTCAAGAAAACTGATGAGTCTTCGAGTGCACTGACCTTGAAGAACGTTGAGTTAAGTGACAGTGGAACCTATACCTGTGTGTTTGAAAATGAACACGGCACAAAGAGGACAACCTACCAGCTTTATGTCTACC AAGCACCAGACTTTGGCAAAACACAGACGTACCATGAATTCCTGATGAACCAGACAGTGACCATTCCCTGCCTGGTCTCTGGCAAACCCGAGGTGGAGATCTTCTGGTATCGGAACGATCGCATCGTGAATGATGACGGTAGGGGGGGTGGCCATGCTGCAGGTTCTTCCGATCTTTTATGTG GCCGAGGTGGTCTCAGAATCCTGCCAGATAGATCCCTGCATATTGAGAGAATTCAGCAGGAAGACCGTGGAACCTACACCTGTGAAGGCAAGATCAAGGGACGCCCCATAACCAGGAATCTCCAGATCTCTGTTGTTGTTAATG AGCCACCGACCGTACTGATTCATGAGGAGAGAAAGAGTGTTCATGCCGGACCCAATACCAGTGTGTCTATAGTCTGCCTGGTCAAAGGAACACCCACTCCAATTATTTCATGGATACT CCCTTCCTCCTCTAACGAATCCCGTATCAAATTCAACACCGATAAGAGTGAGCTCACCATCTCTGCAGTGACCAGGAGCGATTATGGAGAGTATGTCTGCACGGCTACCAATAAGATCGGGGAAAACACCGCCACGTTTGTTCTGGATGTCTCAG AGCGTCCAATTATAGACTTGGTTCCAAGTAAGCTGACCATTATTCCAGGAGAATCTGGATCTGTGCTCTGCAATGCCACAGGACATCCAACTCCAACCATAAAGTGGGTCAGGAAGGCTACCCAAGAACAAATG ATGAGTGTGGAGGGATCTGAGctgatttttgaaaatgtaatgccCTCTGATGGTGGCTTGTActcctgcatagccagcaaccCGGTGGGCACAACCATTGAGGACTTCCAGCTGATAA CCCGGCCTGGTGTACCCGCTCAGTTCAGTGTGGCCGCGGGGTCCTCATCTTCTGTCCTCATCCAGACTGTCTCAGTGCAGGACGGAGGGTCCTCTATTACCCAGTACATCCTTCAGTGGAAGAAACCGTCCGATGAAAAATGGAGTGGACAAAGTGTCGTCAAGCCCACAA ATCCCCTGGTGATCACGGGCCTTGAGCCGTACACAGAGTACTCAGTTCGTTTTGCGGCCAAAAACTCACATTACCAGGGGAACTTCTCCACTGAACACAAGATCTTCACACAGTCTGAAC ATG GGGAACCTGACATCCCCATTCTTTATCTGAGCGAGAAAAAGTTGGAGAAGAACTCAGTCTCCATCCCCATTAAACAGCTGAAAGACGGAGGCTCTCCCATCCAACACTACGTTGTGCGCTACAAAGGG AACCAGGAGGATGACGAATGGACTGAAAATGAATTTCCTGGAAACTCCAGCAGAATCCAGCTGAATGGTCTCCAGTACAATGCTGAATATCAAATGGAAGTTTATGCAGTAAACCACAACGGCTCCTCCAGCCCTGCCAAAATTAACTTCACCGTCCCACAACCTG TCAGTCAGCCGATGCTGGGGAAAGGTGGTGTGGTGGGCATTGTAATGTTCATCTTCTTGGTGCTGATGGTAGCAGTAGATGCTTTCTGCTGCTACACCAACCACTGCGGCCTGCTTAATTTCCTCGCTCATAAACTATTTGGACACAAACTGCCAGAGTCTAAAGGGATGGATGAAGAGGCGAATAATTCAAATGG GAAGAAACCAGAATCTACTGATCCAACAGGAGAGGCGTAG
- the ncam3 gene encoding neural cell adhesion molecule 1 isoform X1: protein MTLLRLCGLLLVCSRLIDAKLDIITSDPDVQVGSQVLLLCKVDSEGDISWLKDGEEVDEDRHEVKKTDESSSALTLKNVELSDSGTYTCVFENEHGTKRTTYQLYVYQAPDFGKTQTYHEFLMNQTVTIPCLVSGKPEVEIFWYRNDRIVNDDGRGGGHAAGSSDLLCGRGGLRILPDRSLHIERIQQEDRGTYTCEGKIKGRPITRNLQISVVVNEPPTVLIHEERKSVHAGPNTSVSIVCLVKGTPTPIISWILPSSSNESRIKFNTDKSELTISAVTRSDYGEYVCTATNKIGENTATFVLDVSERPIIDLVPSKLTIIPGESGSVLCNATGHPTPTIKWVRKATQEQMMSVEGSELIFENVMPSDGGLYSCIASNPVGTTIEDFQLITRPGVPAQFSVAAGSSSSVLIQTVSVQDGGSSITQYILQWKKPSDEKWSGQSVVKPTNPLVITGLEPYTEYSVRFAAKNSHYQGNFSTEHKIFTQSEHGEPDIPILYLSEKKLEKNSVSIPIKQLKDGGSPIQHYVVRYKGNQEDDEWTENEFPGNSSRIQLNGLQYNAEYQMEVYAVNHNGSSSPAKINFTVPQPVSQPMLGKGGVVGIVMFIFLVLMVAVDAFCCYTNHCGLLNFLAHKLFGHKLPESKGMDEEANNSNGDMKLSGLTFPRGSIPKLQAPSGAVNGVHSEVTCDKAPLTKFEKKPESTDPTGEA, encoded by the exons ATGACTTTACTCAGACTGTGTGGACTCCTCCTTGTATGCTCGAGACTAATAG ATGCTAAATTAGACATCATCACTAGTGACCCAGATGTGCAGGTGGGAAGCCAAGTTCTGCTCTTGTGCAAAG TTGACTCAGAGGGAGACATCAGTTGGTTGAAAGATGGTGAAGAGGTTGATGAAGATCGCCATGAAGTCAAGAAAACTGATGAGTCTTCGAGTGCACTGACCTTGAAGAACGTTGAGTTAAGTGACAGTGGAACCTATACCTGTGTGTTTGAAAATGAACACGGCACAAAGAGGACAACCTACCAGCTTTATGTCTACC AAGCACCAGACTTTGGCAAAACACAGACGTACCATGAATTCCTGATGAACCAGACAGTGACCATTCCCTGCCTGGTCTCTGGCAAACCCGAGGTGGAGATCTTCTGGTATCGGAACGATCGCATCGTGAATGATGACGGTAGGGGGGGTGGCCATGCTGCAGGTTCTTCCGATCTTTTATGTG GCCGAGGTGGTCTCAGAATCCTGCCAGATAGATCCCTGCATATTGAGAGAATTCAGCAGGAAGACCGTGGAACCTACACCTGTGAAGGCAAGATCAAGGGACGCCCCATAACCAGGAATCTCCAGATCTCTGTTGTTGTTAATG AGCCACCGACCGTACTGATTCATGAGGAGAGAAAGAGTGTTCATGCCGGACCCAATACCAGTGTGTCTATAGTCTGCCTGGTCAAAGGAACACCCACTCCAATTATTTCATGGATACT CCCTTCCTCCTCTAACGAATCCCGTATCAAATTCAACACCGATAAGAGTGAGCTCACCATCTCTGCAGTGACCAGGAGCGATTATGGAGAGTATGTCTGCACGGCTACCAATAAGATCGGGGAAAACACCGCCACGTTTGTTCTGGATGTCTCAG AGCGTCCAATTATAGACTTGGTTCCAAGTAAGCTGACCATTATTCCAGGAGAATCTGGATCTGTGCTCTGCAATGCCACAGGACATCCAACTCCAACCATAAAGTGGGTCAGGAAGGCTACCCAAGAACAAATG ATGAGTGTGGAGGGATCTGAGctgatttttgaaaatgtaatgccCTCTGATGGTGGCTTGTActcctgcatagccagcaaccCGGTGGGCACAACCATTGAGGACTTCCAGCTGATAA CCCGGCCTGGTGTACCCGCTCAGTTCAGTGTGGCCGCGGGGTCCTCATCTTCTGTCCTCATCCAGACTGTCTCAGTGCAGGACGGAGGGTCCTCTATTACCCAGTACATCCTTCAGTGGAAGAAACCGTCCGATGAAAAATGGAGTGGACAAAGTGTCGTCAAGCCCACAA ATCCCCTGGTGATCACGGGCCTTGAGCCGTACACAGAGTACTCAGTTCGTTTTGCGGCCAAAAACTCACATTACCAGGGGAACTTCTCCACTGAACACAAGATCTTCACACAGTCTGAAC ATG GGGAACCTGACATCCCCATTCTTTATCTGAGCGAGAAAAAGTTGGAGAAGAACTCAGTCTCCATCCCCATTAAACAGCTGAAAGACGGAGGCTCTCCCATCCAACACTACGTTGTGCGCTACAAAGGG AACCAGGAGGATGACGAATGGACTGAAAATGAATTTCCTGGAAACTCCAGCAGAATCCAGCTGAATGGTCTCCAGTACAATGCTGAATATCAAATGGAAGTTTATGCAGTAAACCACAACGGCTCCTCCAGCCCTGCCAAAATTAACTTCACCGTCCCACAACCTG TCAGTCAGCCGATGCTGGGGAAAGGTGGTGTGGTGGGCATTGTAATGTTCATCTTCTTGGTGCTGATGGTAGCAGTAGATGCTTTCTGCTGCTACACCAACCACTGCGGCCTGCTTAATTTCCTCGCTCATAAACTATTTGGACACAAACTGCCAGAGTCTAAAGGGATGGATGAAGAGGCGAATAATTCAAATGG AGACATGAAGCTGAGTGGGCTAACGTTTCCCCGAGGCAGCATCCCAAAACTTCAGGCACCTAGTGGGGCAGTGAATGGTGTTCATTCAGAAGTCACATGTGACAAAGCGCCTCTTACCAAATTCGA GAAGAAACCAGAATCTACTGATCCAACAGGAGAGGCGTAG
- the ncam3 gene encoding neural cell adhesion molecule 1 isoform X2 translates to MTLLRLCGLLLVCSRLIDAKLDIITSDPDVQVGSQVLLLCKVDSEGDISWLKDGEEVDEDRHEVKKTDESSSALTLKNVELSDSGTYTCVFENEHGTKRTTYQLYVYQAPDFGKTQTYHEFLMNQTVTIPCLVSGKPEVEIFWYRNDRIVNDDGRGGGHAAGSSDLLCGRGGLRILPDRSLHIERIQQEDRGTYTCEGKIKGRPITRNLQISVVVNEPPTVLIHEERKSVHAGPNTSVSIVCLVKGTPTPIISWILPSSSNESRIKFNTDKSELTISAVTRSDYGEYVCTATNKIGENTATFVLDVSERPIIDLVPSKLTIIPGESGSVLCNATGHPTPTIKWVRKATQEQMMSVEGSELIFENVMPSDGGLYSCIASNPVGTTIEDFQLITRPGVPAQFSVAAGSSSSVLIQTVSVQDGGSSITQYILQWKKPSDEKWSGQSVVKPTNPLVITGLEPYTEYSVRFAAKNSHYQGNFSTEHKIFTQSEREPDIPILYLSEKKLEKNSVSIPIKQLKDGGSPIQHYVVRYKGNQEDDEWTENEFPGNSSRIQLNGLQYNAEYQMEVYAVNHNGSSSPAKINFTVPQPVSQPMLGKGGVVGIVMFIFLVLMVAVDAFCCYTNHCGLLNFLAHKLFGHKLPESKGMDEEANNSNGDMKLSGLTFPRGSIPKLQAPSGAVNGVHSEVTCDKAPLTKFEKKPESTDPTGEA, encoded by the exons ATGACTTTACTCAGACTGTGTGGACTCCTCCTTGTATGCTCGAGACTAATAG ATGCTAAATTAGACATCATCACTAGTGACCCAGATGTGCAGGTGGGAAGCCAAGTTCTGCTCTTGTGCAAAG TTGACTCAGAGGGAGACATCAGTTGGTTGAAAGATGGTGAAGAGGTTGATGAAGATCGCCATGAAGTCAAGAAAACTGATGAGTCTTCGAGTGCACTGACCTTGAAGAACGTTGAGTTAAGTGACAGTGGAACCTATACCTGTGTGTTTGAAAATGAACACGGCACAAAGAGGACAACCTACCAGCTTTATGTCTACC AAGCACCAGACTTTGGCAAAACACAGACGTACCATGAATTCCTGATGAACCAGACAGTGACCATTCCCTGCCTGGTCTCTGGCAAACCCGAGGTGGAGATCTTCTGGTATCGGAACGATCGCATCGTGAATGATGACGGTAGGGGGGGTGGCCATGCTGCAGGTTCTTCCGATCTTTTATGTG GCCGAGGTGGTCTCAGAATCCTGCCAGATAGATCCCTGCATATTGAGAGAATTCAGCAGGAAGACCGTGGAACCTACACCTGTGAAGGCAAGATCAAGGGACGCCCCATAACCAGGAATCTCCAGATCTCTGTTGTTGTTAATG AGCCACCGACCGTACTGATTCATGAGGAGAGAAAGAGTGTTCATGCCGGACCCAATACCAGTGTGTCTATAGTCTGCCTGGTCAAAGGAACACCCACTCCAATTATTTCATGGATACT CCCTTCCTCCTCTAACGAATCCCGTATCAAATTCAACACCGATAAGAGTGAGCTCACCATCTCTGCAGTGACCAGGAGCGATTATGGAGAGTATGTCTGCACGGCTACCAATAAGATCGGGGAAAACACCGCCACGTTTGTTCTGGATGTCTCAG AGCGTCCAATTATAGACTTGGTTCCAAGTAAGCTGACCATTATTCCAGGAGAATCTGGATCTGTGCTCTGCAATGCCACAGGACATCCAACTCCAACCATAAAGTGGGTCAGGAAGGCTACCCAAGAACAAATG ATGAGTGTGGAGGGATCTGAGctgatttttgaaaatgtaatgccCTCTGATGGTGGCTTGTActcctgcatagccagcaaccCGGTGGGCACAACCATTGAGGACTTCCAGCTGATAA CCCGGCCTGGTGTACCCGCTCAGTTCAGTGTGGCCGCGGGGTCCTCATCTTCTGTCCTCATCCAGACTGTCTCAGTGCAGGACGGAGGGTCCTCTATTACCCAGTACATCCTTCAGTGGAAGAAACCGTCCGATGAAAAATGGAGTGGACAAAGTGTCGTCAAGCCCACAA ATCCCCTGGTGATCACGGGCCTTGAGCCGTACACAGAGTACTCAGTTCGTTTTGCGGCCAAAAACTCACATTACCAGGGGAACTTCTCCACTGAACACAAGATCTTCACACAGTCTGAAC GGGAACCTGACATCCCCATTCTTTATCTGAGCGAGAAAAAGTTGGAGAAGAACTCAGTCTCCATCCCCATTAAACAGCTGAAAGACGGAGGCTCTCCCATCCAACACTACGTTGTGCGCTACAAAGGG AACCAGGAGGATGACGAATGGACTGAAAATGAATTTCCTGGAAACTCCAGCAGAATCCAGCTGAATGGTCTCCAGTACAATGCTGAATATCAAATGGAAGTTTATGCAGTAAACCACAACGGCTCCTCCAGCCCTGCCAAAATTAACTTCACCGTCCCACAACCTG TCAGTCAGCCGATGCTGGGGAAAGGTGGTGTGGTGGGCATTGTAATGTTCATCTTCTTGGTGCTGATGGTAGCAGTAGATGCTTTCTGCTGCTACACCAACCACTGCGGCCTGCTTAATTTCCTCGCTCATAAACTATTTGGACACAAACTGCCAGAGTCTAAAGGGATGGATGAAGAGGCGAATAATTCAAATGG AGACATGAAGCTGAGTGGGCTAACGTTTCCCCGAGGCAGCATCCCAAAACTTCAGGCACCTAGTGGGGCAGTGAATGGTGTTCATTCAGAAGTCACATGTGACAAAGCGCCTCTTACCAAATTCGA GAAGAAACCAGAATCTACTGATCCAACAGGAGAGGCGTAG
- the ncam3 gene encoding neural cell adhesion molecule 1 isoform X3 has protein sequence MTLLRLCGLLLVCSRLIDAKLDIITSDPDVQVGSQVLLLCKVDSEGDISWLKDGEEVDEDRHEVKKTDESSSALTLKNVELSDSGTYTCVFENEHGTKRTTYQLYVYQAPDFGKTQTYHEFLMNQTVTIPCLVSGKPEVEIFWYRNDRIVNDDGRGGLRILPDRSLHIERIQQEDRGTYTCEGKIKGRPITRNLQISVVVNEPPTVLIHEERKSVHAGPNTSVSIVCLVKGTPTPIISWILPSSSNESRIKFNTDKSELTISAVTRSDYGEYVCTATNKIGENTATFVLDVSERPIIDLVPSKLTIIPGESGSVLCNATGHPTPTIKWVRKATQEQMMSVEGSELIFENVMPSDGGLYSCIASNPVGTTIEDFQLITRPGVPAQFSVAAGSSSSVLIQTVSVQDGGSSITQYILQWKKPSDEKWSGQSVVKPTNPLVITGLEPYTEYSVRFAAKNSHYQGNFSTEHKIFTQSEHGEPDIPILYLSEKKLEKNSVSIPIKQLKDGGSPIQHYVVRYKGNQEDDEWTENEFPGNSSRIQLNGLQYNAEYQMEVYAVNHNGSSSPAKINFTVPQPVSQPMLGKGGVVGIVMFIFLVLMVAVDAFCCYTNHCGLLNFLAHKLFGHKLPESKGMDEEANNSNGDMKLSGLTFPRGSIPKLQAPSGAVNGVHSEVTCDKAPLTKFEKKPESTDPTGEA, from the exons ATGACTTTACTCAGACTGTGTGGACTCCTCCTTGTATGCTCGAGACTAATAG ATGCTAAATTAGACATCATCACTAGTGACCCAGATGTGCAGGTGGGAAGCCAAGTTCTGCTCTTGTGCAAAG TTGACTCAGAGGGAGACATCAGTTGGTTGAAAGATGGTGAAGAGGTTGATGAAGATCGCCATGAAGTCAAGAAAACTGATGAGTCTTCGAGTGCACTGACCTTGAAGAACGTTGAGTTAAGTGACAGTGGAACCTATACCTGTGTGTTTGAAAATGAACACGGCACAAAGAGGACAACCTACCAGCTTTATGTCTACC AAGCACCAGACTTTGGCAAAACACAGACGTACCATGAATTCCTGATGAACCAGACAGTGACCATTCCCTGCCTGGTCTCTGGCAAACCCGAGGTGGAGATCTTCTGGTATCGGAACGATCGCATCGTGAATGATGACG GCCGAGGTGGTCTCAGAATCCTGCCAGATAGATCCCTGCATATTGAGAGAATTCAGCAGGAAGACCGTGGAACCTACACCTGTGAAGGCAAGATCAAGGGACGCCCCATAACCAGGAATCTCCAGATCTCTGTTGTTGTTAATG AGCCACCGACCGTACTGATTCATGAGGAGAGAAAGAGTGTTCATGCCGGACCCAATACCAGTGTGTCTATAGTCTGCCTGGTCAAAGGAACACCCACTCCAATTATTTCATGGATACT CCCTTCCTCCTCTAACGAATCCCGTATCAAATTCAACACCGATAAGAGTGAGCTCACCATCTCTGCAGTGACCAGGAGCGATTATGGAGAGTATGTCTGCACGGCTACCAATAAGATCGGGGAAAACACCGCCACGTTTGTTCTGGATGTCTCAG AGCGTCCAATTATAGACTTGGTTCCAAGTAAGCTGACCATTATTCCAGGAGAATCTGGATCTGTGCTCTGCAATGCCACAGGACATCCAACTCCAACCATAAAGTGGGTCAGGAAGGCTACCCAAGAACAAATG ATGAGTGTGGAGGGATCTGAGctgatttttgaaaatgtaatgccCTCTGATGGTGGCTTGTActcctgcatagccagcaaccCGGTGGGCACAACCATTGAGGACTTCCAGCTGATAA CCCGGCCTGGTGTACCCGCTCAGTTCAGTGTGGCCGCGGGGTCCTCATCTTCTGTCCTCATCCAGACTGTCTCAGTGCAGGACGGAGGGTCCTCTATTACCCAGTACATCCTTCAGTGGAAGAAACCGTCCGATGAAAAATGGAGTGGACAAAGTGTCGTCAAGCCCACAA ATCCCCTGGTGATCACGGGCCTTGAGCCGTACACAGAGTACTCAGTTCGTTTTGCGGCCAAAAACTCACATTACCAGGGGAACTTCTCCACTGAACACAAGATCTTCACACAGTCTGAAC ATG GGGAACCTGACATCCCCATTCTTTATCTGAGCGAGAAAAAGTTGGAGAAGAACTCAGTCTCCATCCCCATTAAACAGCTGAAAGACGGAGGCTCTCCCATCCAACACTACGTTGTGCGCTACAAAGGG AACCAGGAGGATGACGAATGGACTGAAAATGAATTTCCTGGAAACTCCAGCAGAATCCAGCTGAATGGTCTCCAGTACAATGCTGAATATCAAATGGAAGTTTATGCAGTAAACCACAACGGCTCCTCCAGCCCTGCCAAAATTAACTTCACCGTCCCACAACCTG TCAGTCAGCCGATGCTGGGGAAAGGTGGTGTGGTGGGCATTGTAATGTTCATCTTCTTGGTGCTGATGGTAGCAGTAGATGCTTTCTGCTGCTACACCAACCACTGCGGCCTGCTTAATTTCCTCGCTCATAAACTATTTGGACACAAACTGCCAGAGTCTAAAGGGATGGATGAAGAGGCGAATAATTCAAATGG AGACATGAAGCTGAGTGGGCTAACGTTTCCCCGAGGCAGCATCCCAAAACTTCAGGCACCTAGTGGGGCAGTGAATGGTGTTCATTCAGAAGTCACATGTGACAAAGCGCCTCTTACCAAATTCGA GAAGAAACCAGAATCTACTGATCCAACAGGAGAGGCGTAG